The following are encoded in a window of Brevibacillus ruminantium genomic DNA:
- a CDS encoding YjdF family protein, with amino-acid sequence MKLTVYHDGQFWVGVVEEIDNGKLKAGKWIFGSEPKDTEILEFIVQNSIFSIIDRLSQEVKVEDLQERRINPKRLARQVARELKAKGISSHAQEVLKLEHEQRKKEKRVTSRQQKEEDRERKREIRQQKAKAKHRGR; translated from the coding sequence ATGAAGCTGACTGTGTATCATGACGGTCAATTTTGGGTAGGTGTTGTGGAGGAAATTGACAACGGCAAACTAAAGGCTGGCAAATGGATCTTCGGCTCCGAACCGAAGGACACCGAAATTTTGGAGTTTATCGTACAGAACAGCATTTTCAGTATCATCGACAGGCTTTCCCAGGAAGTGAAGGTGGAAGATCTTCAGGAGCGGAGGATCAATCCCAAGCGGTTAGCGAGACAGGTCGCTCGCGAGCTGAAAGCAAAAGGAATCTCTTCTCACGCCCAAGAGGTTTTGAAGCTGGAGCATGAGCAGAGGAAAAAAGAAAAGCGGGTAACCTCCCGTCAGCAAAAAGAAGAAGACAGGGAACGAAAACGGGAAATCCGGCAGCAAAAAGCAAAAGCGAAGCATCGGGGAAGGTAG
- a CDS encoding metal-sulfur cluster assembly factor has product MLCLNTEDAIWTALEEVIDPEIGVNIVDLGLVYEVEVEDQGHAKIDMTLTIPGCPLADDIVKNVKEAVTAVPGIQEVDVSLVWEPKWSPARMNDRAREEIRARQRLM; this is encoded by the coding sequence GTGCTCTGCTTGAATACAGAAGATGCAATCTGGACGGCATTGGAAGAAGTGATCGACCCGGAAATCGGAGTGAATATCGTTGATCTCGGGCTCGTCTATGAGGTTGAGGTGGAAGATCAGGGGCATGCGAAAATTGACATGACTCTGACCATTCCCGGATGCCCGCTGGCCGATGATATCGTAAAGAATGTTAAAGAAGCGGTTACGGCCGTACCCGGAATTCAAGAGGTGGATGTTTCACTTGTTTGGGAACCAAAATGGAGTCCGGCCCGAATGAATGACCGTGCCAGAGAGGAGATTCGGGCGCGTCAGAGATTGATGTGA